The Desulfotignum phosphitoxidans DSM 13687 genome has a window encoding:
- a CDS encoding SPOR domain-containing protein — MPFKGVLKYIIYIFIGGWLFLLGVMAGRGTSPVTFETQGFQERLQTIVEQYKDPEMTGDPDEKIALHYYDALSDDKGFEEMTIPVPAADPADTFDDTPLPNRDLKEIETGDTRDAKRMDDIPVKTSKKAATFNKAIAEKMMDPPLRDEKTPASGEKPEKSNSQGSYTIQVAAFKSFRDAVTQMTTLEKKGFTATRTTKEMDGITWYRIRIGEFVSRDAAVQYLEKLNQAGINGMIITKD, encoded by the coding sequence ATGCCTTTTAAAGGCGTTTTAAAATATATCATCTATATTTTTATCGGCGGGTGGCTGTTTCTGCTCGGGGTGATGGCCGGCCGGGGGACATCTCCGGTGACATTTGAAACCCAAGGGTTTCAGGAACGCCTCCAGACCATTGTTGAACAATACAAAGATCCGGAAATGACAGGTGATCCGGATGAAAAAATTGCACTCCATTATTATGATGCCTTGAGTGATGACAAAGGATTCGAGGAGATGACAATTCCGGTCCCGGCGGCAGACCCGGCAGATACGTTTGATGACACCCCGTTGCCCAACCGGGATCTCAAGGAAATTGAAACGGGTGATACCAGGGATGCAAAACGGATGGATGACATCCCGGTCAAGACCAGCAAAAAGGCGGCCACGTTCAACAAAGCGATCGCTGAAAAAATGATGGACCCCCCTTTGCGGGATGAGAAAACCCCGGCATCGGGTGAGAAACCGGAAAAATCGAATTCTCAGGGCAGTTACACCATTCAGGTGGCGGCATTTAAATCGTTTCGGGACGCAGTGACCCAGATGACGACCCTGGAGAAAAAAGGATTCACCGCCACCCGGACAACCAAGGAAATGGACGGCATCACCTGGTATCGGATACGAATCGGAGAATTCGTTTCCCGGGATGCGGCCGTCCAATACCTGGAAAAATTGAACCAGGCCGGTATCAACGGCATGATCATTACAAAGGATTGA
- the gatC gene encoding Asp-tRNA(Asn)/Glu-tRNA(Gln) amidotransferase subunit GatC — MKISEQEVENIAHLARLKMDDEQRQALCGQLSDILGYMDKLAHVDVNGVAPASGAAFMHNVLREDVPQTSPGPRVTLANAPEKDQDYYLVPRVVK, encoded by the coding sequence ATGAAAATTTCTGAACAGGAAGTGGAGAATATCGCCCATCTGGCCCGGCTCAAGATGGATGATGAACAAAGACAGGCACTTTGCGGACAGCTCAGTGATATTTTAGGCTATATGGACAAACTGGCCCATGTGGATGTCAACGGCGTTGCTCCGGCATCCGGGGCCGCATTTATGCACAATGTCCTCAGAGAAGATGTGCCGCAGACAAGCCCCGGGCCCCGGGTGACCCTGGCCAATGCCCCGGAAAAAGATCAAGACTATTATCTGGTCCCCCGGGTGGTGAAATAA
- the gatA gene encoding Asp-tRNA(Asn)/Glu-tRNA(Gln) amidotransferase subunit GatA — translation MDLHTLSLARAARMLDEKKISSTELTRAYLDRIKTHDSTLNSFITADADAALAQAAAADDQIASNNHTPFTGIPMALKDLLCTQGMRTTCGSKILDNFVPRYDATVVEKLRQSHGVIIGKTNMDEFAMGSSTENSAYFPTRNPWHVDYVPGGSSGGSAAAVAAQFCSAALGSDTGGSIRQPASHCGVVGLKPTYGRVSRYGLVSYASSLDQIGPITRTVEDAALMMNLIAGHDPKDSTSAPEPVPDFTSGLTAFDKNGLKGMTVGIPKEYLDMPGIDPDVRAVFDNVRTLMESLGATIQSVSLPHTDYVVAAYYIIAPCEASSNLARFDGVKYGFRARDTADLLDMYKQTKSTGFGPEVQRRIIIGTYALSAGYYDAYYGKASQVRALIMADFAKAFETCDILLSPVAPTPAFRIKEKIDDPLTMYLTDIFTLSANMAAVPGISVPAGFSAAGLPIGIQMMAGRFDELSLIRAGYGVEKSMNLEPRFPDIPDM, via the coding sequence ATGGATTTACATACATTGAGCCTGGCCCGGGCCGCCCGGATGCTGGATGAAAAAAAGATATCTTCCACCGAGCTGACCCGGGCGTACCTGGACCGCATTAAAACCCATGACAGTACACTGAACAGCTTTATCACCGCTGATGCAGATGCGGCCCTGGCCCAGGCAGCAGCAGCGGATGATCAGATTGCATCAAACAACCACACGCCGTTCACCGGCATTCCCATGGCCCTGAAGGATCTTTTGTGCACCCAGGGGATGCGAACCACCTGCGGGTCGAAAATTCTGGACAACTTTGTGCCCCGGTATGATGCCACGGTGGTGGAAAAGCTGCGGCAGTCCCATGGTGTTATTATCGGCAAAACCAATATGGATGAGTTTGCCATGGGATCTTCCACAGAAAATTCCGCCTATTTTCCCACCCGGAATCCCTGGCATGTGGATTATGTGCCCGGCGGTTCCAGCGGTGGTTCCGCGGCGGCTGTGGCGGCACAGTTCTGCAGTGCGGCCTTGGGATCGGATACGGGCGGTTCCATCCGGCAGCCGGCATCCCATTGCGGGGTGGTGGGGCTTAAACCCACCTATGGCCGGGTGTCCCGGTATGGCCTGGTCTCCTATGCCTCTTCCCTGGATCAGATCGGCCCTATCACCCGGACCGTGGAAGACGCGGCCCTTATGATGAACCTGATCGCCGGGCATGACCCGAAAGATTCCACATCCGCGCCGGAGCCGGTGCCGGATTTCACCAGTGGGCTGACCGCGTTTGATAAAAACGGGCTCAAAGGCATGACCGTGGGCATTCCAAAGGAATATCTGGACATGCCGGGAATCGATCCGGATGTGCGGGCCGTGTTTGACAACGTCAGAACGCTCATGGAATCCCTGGGAGCGACGATTCAGTCGGTATCTTTGCCCCATACCGATTATGTGGTGGCAGCCTACTATATCATTGCCCCGTGCGAGGCCAGCTCCAACCTGGCACGGTTTGACGGGGTGAAGTACGGTTTCAGAGCACGGGATACCGCCGATCTTCTGGATATGTACAAGCAGACCAAATCCACAGGGTTCGGCCCGGAAGTGCAGCGCCGGATCATCATCGGTACTTATGCCTTGTCAGCCGGATATTATGATGCGTATTACGGCAAAGCTTCCCAGGTGCGGGCCCTGATCATGGCGGATTTTGCAAAGGCGTTTGAGACCTGTGACATTCTTTTGTCTCCCGTGGCCCCGACCCCGGCATTCCGCATCAAAGAAAAGATCGATGATCCGTTGACCATGTATCTCACCGATATTTTTACCTTGTCCGCCAACATGGCCGCAGTACCCGGCATTTCCGTGCCTGCCGGTTTTTCAGCCGCCGGGCTGCCCATCGGCATTCAGATGATGGCCGGCCGGTTTGATGAACTGTCTTTGATCCGGGCCGGATATGGTGTGGAGAAATCAATGAACCTGGAACCCCGGTTCCCGGATATCCCGGACATGTAA
- the mutL gene encoding DNA mismatch repair endonuclease MutL has protein sequence MIRILPDILSNQIAAGEVVQRPASVVKELVENSIDARATRVTVEMDKGGKSLIRVSDDGTGLSRDQALLAIERYATSKIHTKEDLFAIASFGFRGEALPSMASVSKFCLVTRPQDADTATKVEMAGGKLLQVSDTGAPAGTLVEVRHLFFNTPARRKFLKTDTTEGAHITDTLSGLALGNPSVGFRLFSKNRLVKHFPPDQDLVHRAMLVLGQDAADHLYEMDYSAGDVRVTGVCANPAVSRATAGRIYLFVNQRLVRDKGVVAALFRGYAGRIMKGRYPMAVVCCELPCDQVDVNVHPSKREIKFLDARPVYQAVTAAVNTALLAAQQQVSTYTGSRSGPDPRPADLINAPRFAQTPISWAPDPVPADPLIVRESKGFRNDNRFDPMPESDGLHHEVRQTFDRFATPENKSDPPLTAKTPDRSPVPRVVGQVMGTYIVAEQENALMLVDQHAAHERVVYEALKHRQDHLPADSQYLLVPETLELSAKEADLLSGILPDLAAMGLVIEPFGGTTFVIKAVPGLVDQTSVKTLVTGMVDTLMETGDIAVREQWRETCLMSMACHHAIRAHRTLSLTEMQTLIKDLLACDNAFHCPHGRPTIVTFDKVQMEKLFKRVV, from the coding sequence ATGATCCGGATTCTGCCGGATATCCTGTCCAATCAGATTGCCGCCGGAGAGGTGGTGCAGCGCCCGGCATCCGTGGTCAAGGAACTGGTGGAAAACAGCATCGATGCCCGAGCCACCCGCGTCACGGTGGAGATGGACAAAGGCGGCAAATCATTGATCCGGGTCTCCGATGACGGCACGGGACTGTCCCGGGACCAGGCATTGCTGGCCATTGAGCGGTATGCCACCAGCAAGATCCACACAAAAGAGGACCTGTTTGCCATTGCCAGTTTCGGTTTTCGCGGTGAAGCCCTGCCGTCCATGGCTTCGGTGTCTAAGTTCTGCCTGGTGACAAGACCCCAGGATGCGGATACGGCCACAAAGGTGGAAATGGCCGGGGGCAAGTTGTTGCAGGTGTCGGACACGGGGGCTCCGGCCGGCACCCTGGTGGAGGTCAGGCACCTGTTTTTCAATACCCCGGCCCGGCGCAAATTTTTAAAAACCGACACCACTGAAGGTGCCCATATTACCGATACCTTGTCCGGCCTGGCCTTGGGCAATCCATCCGTGGGATTCCGGCTGTTTTCCAAAAACCGGCTGGTCAAACATTTTCCCCCGGACCAGGACCTGGTGCACCGGGCCATGCTGGTGCTGGGTCAGGATGCGGCGGATCACCTGTACGAGATGGACTATTCGGCCGGGGATGTCCGGGTGACCGGGGTATGTGCCAACCCGGCCGTGTCAAGGGCGACAGCCGGCCGTATCTATCTGTTTGTCAATCAGCGCCTGGTCCGTGACAAAGGCGTGGTGGCAGCCCTGTTCCGGGGATATGCCGGCCGGATCATGAAAGGGCGGTATCCGATGGCCGTGGTGTGCTGTGAGCTGCCCTGCGACCAGGTGGATGTGAATGTGCACCCATCCAAACGGGAAATCAAGTTCCTGGATGCCCGGCCCGTGTATCAGGCTGTGACCGCGGCTGTGAACACGGCATTGCTGGCGGCCCAGCAGCAGGTATCCACATATACCGGATCCAGATCAGGCCCTGATCCCCGGCCGGCTGACCTCATAAACGCTCCCCGGTTTGCGCAGACACCCATTTCCTGGGCACCCGATCCAGTGCCTGCCGATCCCTTGATTGTCCGAGAATCCAAAGGGTTCCGGAATGACAATCGCTTTGATCCAATGCCGGAATCAGACGGCCTTCACCATGAGGTCCGGCAGACCTTTGACCGGTTCGCAACTCCTGAAAACAAATCAGACCCCCCCCTGACGGCCAAAACCCCGGATCGATCCCCTGTCCCCCGGGTGGTGGGACAGGTCATGGGAACCTATATTGTGGCGGAACAGGAAAACGCTTTGATGCTGGTGGATCAGCATGCCGCCCATGAACGGGTGGTGTATGAGGCATTGAAGCACCGGCAGGATCATCTGCCGGCAGACAGTCAATACCTGCTGGTGCCTGAAACCCTGGAACTGAGCGCCAAAGAAGCGGATCTCCTTTCCGGCATTCTGCCGGACCTGGCGGCGATGGGGCTGGTCATCGAACCCTTCGGGGGCACCACCTTCGTGATCAAGGCTGTGCCCGGACTGGTGGATCAGACATCTGTCAAAACCCTGGTGACAGGGATGGTGGACACATTGATGGAGACCGGTGACATTGCAGTCAGGGAGCAATGGCGGGAAACCTGCCTGATGTCCATGGCCTGTCATCATGCCATCCGGGCCCACCGGACCCTGTCCCTGACGGAAATGCAAACACTGATCAAAGATCTGCTGGCCTGTGACAATGCGTTTCACTGCCCCCACGGCCGGCCCACCATTGTCACCTTTGATAAAGTGCAGATGGAAAAGCTGTTCAAAAGGGTTGTTTGA